One window of the Anopheles aquasalis chromosome X, idAnoAquaMG_Q_19, whole genome shotgun sequence genome contains the following:
- the LOC126571857 gene encoding uncharacterized protein LOC126571857 isoform X2: MSRYAREDPRSIFFGGSPGRVTPSSLATRTSTTVDREVPPSGDSTEAQPAPVVRIIPILYPAQPARLIGNSTGYGAKAAPNEPPTVTDDAVRPSAATASGVRSQPATGYSYNPYKPPPPPTTGNSEAAAAAAAPPPRNRPPNGTGGAAAAAAPCGGGVSSGGGILKPPYTPSPSTVPHASRVSFSTRPGAPSASRGSHQPPPPPAAAAAAAAAAPSPSPPVLEDEPVVEETTAAPMASEPGSSSSSSTTAGGGGGGAANGVHKAGHHRSTTRTQQESGAAAPCGGSSRVQLALYGWRKKCLYALILLLTIMIIINMALTLWIMKVMEFSSNGMGQLKIVPGGIQLTGQALVLNTLRASSIRSKHGQPISIESSRNLSVNTRSALGTLENQLFLGHDRLEVLANHFRITDTHGTNLFAVDRDEVIVGAGSLRVEGEGGVIFRDSIQTPLVRADAGKDLKLESPTRSLEARATQEIFIQSRAGGIETTCLNDLKLHSVAGSIRLDGSAIYMPNLKTVQGTGVGGLGLSSYTTSSSSSSSSSSSSSSSSSSSSLLSSTGYGGRGGAGGEFGGVGAASATAAGTKIYQLCACSSGKLFLAAPNSICSADDTAVCR; the protein is encoded by the exons ATGTCACGCTACGCTAG GGAGGACCCTCGTTCGATATTCTTCGGAGGCAGCCCAGGCAGGGTCACCCCTTCCTCGTTGGCCACCCGGACATCGACCACGGTGGACAGGGAGGTGCCCCCGTCCGGTGACAGCACCGAAGCCCAGCCGGCACCGGTCGTACGCATCATTCCGATCCTGTATCCGGCACAGCCGGCCCGGCTCATCGGGAACAGCACCGGGTACGGGGCGAAGGCGGCACCCAACGAACCACCGACCGTCACCGACGATGCTGTTCGTCCGAGCGCGGCGACGGCGAGTGGCGTGAGAAGTCAACCGGCAACTGGCTACTCGTACAACCCTTACAAACCACCTCCCCCACCAACAACCGGCAACAGtgaagcggcagcggcagcggcagcaccaccaccgcggaatcggccaccgaatggcaccggaggagcagcagcagcagcagcgccgtgTGGCGGAGGCgtcagcagcggtggtggcataCTGAAGCCACCCTACACACCCTCCCCTAGCACTGTACCGCACGCATCGCGTGTCTCTTTCTCCACGCGACCTGGTGCTCCGTCTGCCAGCCGCggcagccaccaaccaccaccaccaccagcagcagcagcagcagcagcagcagcagccccgtcaccgtcaccgcccGTCCTCGAGGACGAGCCAGTGGTGGAGGAGACCACCGCTGCTCCAATGGCCAGTGAAcccggtagtagcagcagcagcagcaccaccgccggtggtggtggtggtggtgcggccaaTGGAGTGCACAAAGCCGGCCACcatcgcagcaccaccaggacgCAACAGGAGAGCGGTGCAGCGGCACCGTGCGGTGGTTCGAGCCGGGTGCAGCTCGCCCTCTACGGTTGGCGGAAGAAGTGCCTGTACGCGCTCATACTGCTCCtcacgatcatgatcatcatcaatatGGCGCTCACGCTCTGGATCATGAAGGTGATGGAGTTCTCCTCG AACGGTATGGGCCAGCTGAAGATAGTGCCGGGCGGTATTCAGCTGACCGGGCAGGCGCTAGTGCTGAACACGCTCCGTGCCTCATCGATCCGCTCGAAGCACGGTCAACCGATCTCCATCG AATCATCGCGCAACCTGAGCGTGAACACGCGGAGCGCGCTCGGGACGCTCGAGAACCAGCTGTTCCTCGGCCATGACCGGTTGGAGGTGCTGGCTAACCACTTCCGCATCACCGACACCCACGGTACCAACCTGTTCGCGGTCGACCGGGACGAGGTGATCGTCGGTGCTGGTTCGCTGCGCGTCGAGGGCGAAGGTGGCGTCATCTTCCGTGACTCCATCCAGACGCCGCTCGTGCGTGCCGACGCGGGCAAGGATCTCAA GTTGGAGTCGCCGACGCGCTCGCTGGAGGCGCGCGCCACGCAGGAGATCTTCATTCAGTCGCGGGCCGGCGGCATCGAGACGACCTGCCTCAATGACCTCAAGCTGCATTCGGTTGCCGGAAGC attcGCCTCGACGGCAGTGCCATCTACATGCCCAACCTGAAGACGGTCCAGGGGACCGGGGTCGGTGGTCTCGGTTTGTCGAGCTACACCacctcgtcctcttcctcctcctcgtcgtcgtcgtcgtcgtcgtcgtcgtcgtcgtcgtcatcactcCTTTCATCCACTGGGTACGGTGGGCGGGGTGGTGCCGGAGGGGAGTTTGGTGGTGTGGGCGCAGCcagtgccaccgccgccggcaCCAAGATCTACCAGCTGTGCGCCTGCTCGAGCGGTAAGCTCTTCCTGGCTGCACCCAACAGCATCTGTTCCGCCGACGATACCGCGGTCTGCCGGTAA
- the LOC126571857 gene encoding uncharacterized protein LOC126571857 isoform X3, producing MSRYASPGRVTPSSLATRTSTTVDREVPPSGDSTEAQPAPVVRIIPILYPAQPARLIGNSTGYGAKAAPNEPPTVTDDAVRPSAATASGVRSQPATGYSYNPYKPPPPPTTGNSEAAAAAAAPPPRNRPPNGTGGAAAAAAPCGGGVSSGGGILKPPYTPSPSTVPHASRVSFSTRPGAPSASRGSHQPPPPPAAAAAAAAAAPSPSPPVLEDEPVVEETTAAPMASEPGSSSSSSTTAGGGGGGAANGVHKAGHHRSTTRTQQESGAAAPCGGSSRVQLALYGWRKKCLYALILLLTIMIIINMALTLWIMKVMEFSSNGMGQLKIVPGGIQLTGQALVLNTLRASSIRSKHGQPISIESSRNLSVNTRSALGTLENQLFLGHDRLEVLANHFRITDTHGTNLFAVDRDEVIVGAGSLRVEGEGGVIFRDSIQTPLVRADAGKDLKLESPTRSLEARATQEIFIQSRAGGIETTCLNDLKLHSVAGSIRLDGSAIYMPNLKTVQGTGVGGLGLSSYTTSSSSSSSSSSSSSSSSSSSSLLSSTGYGGRGGAGGEFGGVGAASATAAGTKIYQLCACSSGKLFLAAPNSICSADDTAVCR from the exons ATGTCACGCTACGCTAG CCCAGGCAGGGTCACCCCTTCCTCGTTGGCCACCCGGACATCGACCACGGTGGACAGGGAGGTGCCCCCGTCCGGTGACAGCACCGAAGCCCAGCCGGCACCGGTCGTACGCATCATTCCGATCCTGTATCCGGCACAGCCGGCCCGGCTCATCGGGAACAGCACCGGGTACGGGGCGAAGGCGGCACCCAACGAACCACCGACCGTCACCGACGATGCTGTTCGTCCGAGCGCGGCGACGGCGAGTGGCGTGAGAAGTCAACCGGCAACTGGCTACTCGTACAACCCTTACAAACCACCTCCCCCACCAACAACCGGCAACAGtgaagcggcagcggcagcggcagcaccaccaccgcggaatcggccaccgaatggcaccggaggagcagcagcagcagcagcgccgtgTGGCGGAGGCgtcagcagcggtggtggcataCTGAAGCCACCCTACACACCCTCCCCTAGCACTGTACCGCACGCATCGCGTGTCTCTTTCTCCACGCGACCTGGTGCTCCGTCTGCCAGCCGCggcagccaccaaccaccaccaccaccagcagcagcagcagcagcagcagcagcagccccgtcaccgtcaccgcccGTCCTCGAGGACGAGCCAGTGGTGGAGGAGACCACCGCTGCTCCAATGGCCAGTGAAcccggtagtagcagcagcagcagcaccaccgccggtggtggtggtggtggtgcggccaaTGGAGTGCACAAAGCCGGCCACcatcgcagcaccaccaggacgCAACAGGAGAGCGGTGCAGCGGCACCGTGCGGTGGTTCGAGCCGGGTGCAGCTCGCCCTCTACGGTTGGCGGAAGAAGTGCCTGTACGCGCTCATACTGCTCCtcacgatcatgatcatcatcaatatGGCGCTCACGCTCTGGATCATGAAGGTGATGGAGTTCTCCTCG AACGGTATGGGCCAGCTGAAGATAGTGCCGGGCGGTATTCAGCTGACCGGGCAGGCGCTAGTGCTGAACACGCTCCGTGCCTCATCGATCCGCTCGAAGCACGGTCAACCGATCTCCATCG AATCATCGCGCAACCTGAGCGTGAACACGCGGAGCGCGCTCGGGACGCTCGAGAACCAGCTGTTCCTCGGCCATGACCGGTTGGAGGTGCTGGCTAACCACTTCCGCATCACCGACACCCACGGTACCAACCTGTTCGCGGTCGACCGGGACGAGGTGATCGTCGGTGCTGGTTCGCTGCGCGTCGAGGGCGAAGGTGGCGTCATCTTCCGTGACTCCATCCAGACGCCGCTCGTGCGTGCCGACGCGGGCAAGGATCTCAA GTTGGAGTCGCCGACGCGCTCGCTGGAGGCGCGCGCCACGCAGGAGATCTTCATTCAGTCGCGGGCCGGCGGCATCGAGACGACCTGCCTCAATGACCTCAAGCTGCATTCGGTTGCCGGAAGC attcGCCTCGACGGCAGTGCCATCTACATGCCCAACCTGAAGACGGTCCAGGGGACCGGGGTCGGTGGTCTCGGTTTGTCGAGCTACACCacctcgtcctcttcctcctcctcgtcgtcgtcgtcgtcgtcgtcgtcgtcgtcgtcgtcatcactcCTTTCATCCACTGGGTACGGTGGGCGGGGTGGTGCCGGAGGGGAGTTTGGTGGTGTGGGCGCAGCcagtgccaccgccgccggcaCCAAGATCTACCAGCTGTGCGCCTGCTCGAGCGGTAAGCTCTTCCTGGCTGCACCCAACAGCATCTGTTCCGCCGACGATACCGCGGTCTGCCGGTAA
- the LOC126571857 gene encoding uncharacterized protein LOC126571857 isoform X1 encodes MERTELQARSIAWEDPRSIFFGGSPGRVTPSSLATRTSTTVDREVPPSGDSTEAQPAPVVRIIPILYPAQPARLIGNSTGYGAKAAPNEPPTVTDDAVRPSAATASGVRSQPATGYSYNPYKPPPPPTTGNSEAAAAAAAPPPRNRPPNGTGGAAAAAAPCGGGVSSGGGILKPPYTPSPSTVPHASRVSFSTRPGAPSASRGSHQPPPPPAAAAAAAAAAPSPSPPVLEDEPVVEETTAAPMASEPGSSSSSSTTAGGGGGGAANGVHKAGHHRSTTRTQQESGAAAPCGGSSRVQLALYGWRKKCLYALILLLTIMIIINMALTLWIMKVMEFSSNGMGQLKIVPGGIQLTGQALVLNTLRASSIRSKHGQPISIESSRNLSVNTRSALGTLENQLFLGHDRLEVLANHFRITDTHGTNLFAVDRDEVIVGAGSLRVEGEGGVIFRDSIQTPLVRADAGKDLKLESPTRSLEARATQEIFIQSRAGGIETTCLNDLKLHSVAGSIRLDGSAIYMPNLKTVQGTGVGGLGLSSYTTSSSSSSSSSSSSSSSSSSSSLLSSTGYGGRGGAGGEFGGVGAASATAAGTKIYQLCACSSGKLFLAAPNSICSADDTAVCR; translated from the exons ATGGAGCGCACCGAGCTCCAAGCGAGATCGATTGCATG GGAGGACCCTCGTTCGATATTCTTCGGAGGCAGCCCAGGCAGGGTCACCCCTTCCTCGTTGGCCACCCGGACATCGACCACGGTGGACAGGGAGGTGCCCCCGTCCGGTGACAGCACCGAAGCCCAGCCGGCACCGGTCGTACGCATCATTCCGATCCTGTATCCGGCACAGCCGGCCCGGCTCATCGGGAACAGCACCGGGTACGGGGCGAAGGCGGCACCCAACGAACCACCGACCGTCACCGACGATGCTGTTCGTCCGAGCGCGGCGACGGCGAGTGGCGTGAGAAGTCAACCGGCAACTGGCTACTCGTACAACCCTTACAAACCACCTCCCCCACCAACAACCGGCAACAGtgaagcggcagcggcagcggcagcaccaccaccgcggaatcggccaccgaatggcaccggaggagcagcagcagcagcagcgccgtgTGGCGGAGGCgtcagcagcggtggtggcataCTGAAGCCACCCTACACACCCTCCCCTAGCACTGTACCGCACGCATCGCGTGTCTCTTTCTCCACGCGACCTGGTGCTCCGTCTGCCAGCCGCggcagccaccaaccaccaccaccaccagcagcagcagcagcagcagcagcagcagccccgtcaccgtcaccgcccGTCCTCGAGGACGAGCCAGTGGTGGAGGAGACCACCGCTGCTCCAATGGCCAGTGAAcccggtagtagcagcagcagcagcaccaccgccggtggtggtggtggtggtgcggccaaTGGAGTGCACAAAGCCGGCCACcatcgcagcaccaccaggacgCAACAGGAGAGCGGTGCAGCGGCACCGTGCGGTGGTTCGAGCCGGGTGCAGCTCGCCCTCTACGGTTGGCGGAAGAAGTGCCTGTACGCGCTCATACTGCTCCtcacgatcatgatcatcatcaatatGGCGCTCACGCTCTGGATCATGAAGGTGATGGAGTTCTCCTCG AACGGTATGGGCCAGCTGAAGATAGTGCCGGGCGGTATTCAGCTGACCGGGCAGGCGCTAGTGCTGAACACGCTCCGTGCCTCATCGATCCGCTCGAAGCACGGTCAACCGATCTCCATCG AATCATCGCGCAACCTGAGCGTGAACACGCGGAGCGCGCTCGGGACGCTCGAGAACCAGCTGTTCCTCGGCCATGACCGGTTGGAGGTGCTGGCTAACCACTTCCGCATCACCGACACCCACGGTACCAACCTGTTCGCGGTCGACCGGGACGAGGTGATCGTCGGTGCTGGTTCGCTGCGCGTCGAGGGCGAAGGTGGCGTCATCTTCCGTGACTCCATCCAGACGCCGCTCGTGCGTGCCGACGCGGGCAAGGATCTCAA GTTGGAGTCGCCGACGCGCTCGCTGGAGGCGCGCGCCACGCAGGAGATCTTCATTCAGTCGCGGGCCGGCGGCATCGAGACGACCTGCCTCAATGACCTCAAGCTGCATTCGGTTGCCGGAAGC attcGCCTCGACGGCAGTGCCATCTACATGCCCAACCTGAAGACGGTCCAGGGGACCGGGGTCGGTGGTCTCGGTTTGTCGAGCTACACCacctcgtcctcttcctcctcctcgtcgtcgtcgtcgtcgtcgtcgtcgtcgtcgtcgtcatcactcCTTTCATCCACTGGGTACGGTGGGCGGGGTGGTGCCGGAGGGGAGTTTGGTGGTGTGGGCGCAGCcagtgccaccgccgccggcaCCAAGATCTACCAGCTGTGCGCCTGCTCGAGCGGTAAGCTCTTCCTGGCTGCACCCAACAGCATCTGTTCCGCCGACGATACCGCGGTCTGCCGGTAA